Proteins encoded by one window of Nocardia goodfellowii:
- a CDS encoding CoA transferase codes for MIAHARLVHDYETGIGVPGSTIAPGPDPGSNLAATLPVWALAAGSVSALTAAANRHRQANRLAPVQHRIDPGRINAAFRSDDLLRVDGRQVPMFGDLSGFFPTFDGWVRTHANYPHHRARLLAALGLPPEAPEDLAVAMLAMTRAADIEENAAAVGAIAVRVRTEAEWAAEPQAQASADGPLVAIEPRTDRAAPRYRSDPTPFQPLRGVRVLDLTRVIAGPVATRALALLGAEVLRIDPPQLPEIPWQYLDTCQGKRSALLDLRAQWGTFDELLASADVLVTGYRPGALERAGLDIEVRPGLVHGRICAWGESGPWAERRGFDSIVQAATGISITEGAPSVPGSLPAQALDHASGYLLAAGIIDALVARVFDGIGRDVRASLARTASWLLSAPDRSPRHSNPTPPSLAAAVYRGNTITAAPALAEYPDYLWPAPEYGGDEAAWPVYSR; via the coding sequence GTGATCGCGCATGCACGACTGGTCCACGACTACGAAACCGGAATCGGGGTACCCGGCTCCACTATCGCCCCCGGCCCCGATCCCGGCAGCAATCTCGCTGCGACACTTCCGGTCTGGGCCCTCGCCGCTGGATCGGTGTCCGCGCTCACCGCGGCCGCGAACCGCCATCGGCAGGCGAATCGGCTGGCGCCGGTACAACATCGGATCGATCCGGGGCGGATCAACGCCGCCTTCCGCAGCGACGATCTGTTACGGGTGGACGGCCGTCAGGTGCCCATGTTCGGCGACCTGTCCGGCTTCTTCCCCACCTTCGACGGCTGGGTCCGCACCCACGCGAACTATCCGCACCACCGCGCCCGGCTGCTGGCCGCGCTCGGCCTGCCCCCCGAAGCGCCGGAGGATCTCGCGGTCGCGATGCTGGCGATGACCCGGGCCGCCGATATCGAGGAGAACGCGGCCGCGGTCGGCGCCATCGCGGTGCGGGTGCGCACCGAAGCGGAATGGGCCGCGGAGCCCCAGGCGCAGGCGTCGGCCGACGGACCGCTGGTCGCGATCGAGCCGCGCACCGATCGCGCGGCGCCCCGATACCGGTCCGACCCGACCCCGTTCCAGCCGCTGCGCGGCGTCCGGGTGCTGGACCTGACCCGAGTGATCGCCGGGCCGGTCGCGACTCGTGCGCTGGCGCTGCTGGGGGCGGAGGTCTTGCGCATCGACCCACCGCAGCTGCCGGAAATCCCCTGGCAGTACCTCGACACCTGCCAGGGCAAACGCTCTGCGCTGCTCGATCTCCGGGCGCAGTGGGGCACTTTCGACGAATTGCTCGCCTCCGCCGACGTGCTGGTCACCGGATACCGCCCGGGTGCGCTGGAACGCGCCGGCCTCGATATCGAGGTGCGGCCAGGTTTGGTCCACGGCCGGATCTGCGCCTGGGGCGAGTCGGGCCCGTGGGCCGAGCGCCGCGGCTTCGACAGCATCGTGCAGGCGGCGACCGGAATCTCGATCACCGAAGGCGCGCCGTCGGTGCCGGGCTCGCTGCCGGCCCAGGCGCTCGATCACGCCTCGGGCTACCTGCTGGCCGCCGGAATCATCGACGCGCTCGTCGCCCGGGTCTTCGACGGCATCGGCCGTGACGTGCGAGCGTCCTTGGCGCGCACCGCCTCCTGGCTGTTGTCCGCGCCGGACCGTAGCCCGCGCCACTCGAACCCTACCCCGCCGAGCCTGGCCGCCGCCGTCTACCGCGGCAACACCATCACCGCCGCTCCGGCTCTCGCCGAGTACCCCGACTACCTCTGGCCCGCGCCCGAGTACGGCGGCGACGAGGCCGCCTGGCCGGTCTACAGCCGCTAG
- a CDS encoding SDR family NAD(P)-dependent oxidoreductase, whose translation MAESSIDSTELATCLRVLEQAGQLDKDHPDSLAVQRAVGHMFKKLKQRRRTEARAAISQADRAVVAATATGSPKRIDDETAGIPLSSNAAGASAGELLRARPCYICKERYTRVDAFYHQLCPDCAADSHTKRDARTDLSGKRALLTGGRAKIGMYIALRLLRDGAHTTITTRFPNDAIRRFAAMDDSGDWMHRLRIVGIDLRDPAQVVALADDVAAQGPLDILINNAAQTVRRSPGAYSALVDAESGPLPVGALPEMVTFGKTMQAHPTALTASLAPTLTAADVAELALVAGSATPERISAGIAIDAGGLVPDLAHTNSWVQTVGEVDPTELLEVQLCNSVAPFILVSRLRPAMAAAPARRKYIVNVSAMEGQFSRAYKGPGHPHTNMAKAALNMLTRTSAKEMFDEDNILMTAVDTGWITDERPHYTKMRLAEEGFHAPLDLVDGAARVYDPIVQGENGNDIFGVFLKDYRPSPW comes from the coding sequence ATGGCCGAAAGCAGTATCGATTCCACCGAGCTCGCGACCTGTCTGCGGGTGCTCGAACAAGCCGGGCAGCTCGACAAGGACCATCCGGATTCCCTCGCCGTACAGCGGGCGGTCGGGCACATGTTCAAGAAGCTCAAGCAGCGCCGCCGCACCGAGGCCCGCGCGGCGATCTCCCAGGCGGACCGTGCGGTGGTCGCGGCCACCGCCACCGGTTCACCGAAGCGGATCGACGACGAGACCGCCGGCATCCCGCTGAGCTCGAACGCGGCTGGCGCGAGCGCGGGCGAACTGCTCCGGGCCCGCCCCTGCTACATCTGCAAGGAGCGCTACACCCGGGTCGACGCGTTCTACCACCAGCTCTGCCCGGACTGCGCGGCCGACAGCCACACCAAGCGCGACGCCCGCACCGACCTGTCCGGCAAGCGGGCCCTGCTCACCGGCGGGCGCGCGAAGATCGGCATGTACATCGCGCTGCGGTTGCTGCGCGACGGCGCGCACACCACCATCACCACCCGCTTCCCCAACGACGCCATCCGCCGCTTCGCCGCCATGGACGACAGCGGCGACTGGATGCACCGGCTGCGCATCGTGGGCATCGACCTGCGCGATCCGGCGCAGGTGGTCGCGCTCGCCGACGACGTGGCCGCCCAGGGCCCGCTCGACATCCTGATCAACAATGCCGCGCAGACCGTGCGTCGCTCGCCCGGCGCCTACAGCGCCCTCGTCGACGCCGAGAGCGGTCCGCTGCCGGTCGGCGCGCTGCCCGAGATGGTGACCTTCGGTAAGACCATGCAGGCGCACCCGACCGCCCTGACCGCCTCGCTCGCGCCGACCCTGACCGCCGCCGATGTCGCCGAACTCGCGTTGGTCGCGGGATCGGCCACCCCGGAACGTATTTCGGCCGGTATCGCGATCGACGCGGGTGGGCTGGTCCCCGATCTGGCGCACACCAACAGCTGGGTGCAGACCGTCGGCGAGGTCGATCCCACCGAACTGCTCGAGGTGCAGCTGTGCAACTCGGTGGCGCCGTTCATCCTGGTCTCGCGCTTGCGTCCGGCCATGGCGGCGGCGCCGGCGCGGCGCAAGTACATCGTGAACGTCTCCGCCATGGAGGGCCAGTTCTCCCGTGCCTACAAGGGCCCGGGGCACCCGCACACCAATATGGCCAAGGCGGCGCTGAACATGCTGACCCGCACCAGCGCCAAGGAGATGTTCGACGAGGACAACATCCTGATGACCGCCGTCGACACCGGCTGGATCACCGACGAGCGCCCGCATTACACGAAGATGCGCCTGGCCGAGGAGGGTTTCCACGCGCCGCTGGACTTGGTCGACGGCGCGGCCCGGGTGTACGACCCGATCGTGCAAGGCGAGAACGGCAACGACATCTTCGGCGTCTTCCTCAAGGACTACCGGCCCTCCCCCTGGTGA
- a CDS encoding alpha/beta fold hydrolase — MSERTPRPGTHRPRRQTSVPVANGEIAVYEWGDPAGEPLVLVHGLSDTHRVWAEVAALLADGFRIITYDVRGHGRSAKPVALREYRLDRLASDFFAVLDAVSPSRPVHVCGHGWGAVQAWEAVCDERANTRIASFTAISGPNLDHVGMTLRELAAHPTRTVQLVTDRKFWRHGPASAQTAARRLAYPPRVRTWLIERLGGIPRAYAPIAPTLRSDLVAGVRIARANLAQHLLWPRVRRTAVPVQLVVDTTDVLVPPFLYFGSARWVDRLWRCGIPADHWLPSTEPLLVAEAIANFIEDLHDSDNALNSG, encoded by the coding sequence ATGAGCGAACGCACCCCACGGCCCGGCACCCATCGCCCGCGGCGACAGACCTCGGTGCCCGTAGCGAACGGCGAAATCGCCGTGTACGAATGGGGCGATCCGGCCGGCGAACCACTGGTTCTCGTGCACGGCCTGTCCGACACGCACCGGGTGTGGGCCGAGGTCGCGGCGCTGCTCGCCGACGGCTTCCGCATCATCACCTACGACGTGCGCGGGCACGGCCGGTCCGCGAAACCGGTTGCGCTGCGGGAATATCGGCTCGATCGGCTGGCGTCGGACTTCTTCGCCGTGCTCGATGCCGTGAGCCCGAGCCGCCCGGTGCATGTCTGCGGGCACGGCTGGGGCGCGGTGCAGGCGTGGGAGGCGGTATGTGACGAGCGCGCCAACACCCGCATCGCCTCGTTCACCGCGATCTCCGGCCCCAACCTCGATCATGTCGGAATGACGTTGCGCGAGTTGGCCGCTCACCCCACGCGAACTGTACAACTGGTCACCGACCGGAAATTCTGGCGGCACGGTCCCGCCTCGGCGCAGACCGCCGCACGCCGGCTCGCCTACCCGCCCCGGGTGCGAACCTGGCTGATCGAACGCCTCGGCGGCATCCCGCGGGCCTACGCCCCGATCGCGCCGACGCTGCGCTCGGATCTGGTCGCGGGCGTCCGCATCGCGCGTGCGAATCTGGCCCAGCACCTGCTGTGGCCGCGTGTGCGCCGGACCGCGGTGCCGGTACAGCTGGTCGTCGACACCACCGATGTGCTGGTACCGCCGTTCCTGTACTTCGGCAGCGCCCGATGGGTGGATCGCCTGTGGCGCTGCGGGATTCCGGCCGATCACTGGCTGCCCTCGACCGAACCCCTGCTCGTCGCCGAGGCGATCGCGAACTTCATCGAGGACCTGCACGACAGCGACAACGCCCTCAACTCGGGGTGA
- a CDS encoding MFS transporter, with product MVLALACLVYSMDLTVLHLAVPMISSDLHPTSSQLLWIIDVYGFMVAGLLITMGTLGDRIGRRRILLVGAALFTVVSIVAAFAPSAETLIVCRALLGIAGATVAPSTLSLIFNMFRDARQRSVAVGVWVGAYSTGGAVGPIFGGFLLQNFWWGSVFLLAVPVMVLLLVLGPKVLPEFRDPAAGKLDPLSAAMCVTTMIALVFAMKKIAQDGFGLAAVGALIAGLVLGAVFVRRQLTHADPMLDLRLFRLSTFRIALLINMIGIFVAFGYFLFVAQYFQLVLGMTPLATGLVMAPSGIGFIVGSQLTPRVVRVVRPAYLIGGGMALAGVGLLMMTLLTADGGYGMAMAASVVCSLGLAPVFGITTEIIVGSAPPEQAGAASGVSETGAELGGALGISILGSISVAIYRGDLASALPADLPPEAARSARDTLGGAVDVAAGLPGALGDSVLRAARDAFLHGVHLTAGIAGIAALVIAVVAFRRLWSLPPGDYSSED from the coding sequence ATGGTGCTGGCCCTGGCCTGCCTGGTCTACTCGATGGATCTGACCGTGCTGCACCTGGCGGTCCCGATGATCAGTTCGGATCTGCATCCGACGAGTTCGCAGCTGTTGTGGATCATCGATGTCTACGGGTTCATGGTGGCGGGACTGCTGATCACCATGGGCACGCTCGGCGATCGGATCGGGCGGCGGCGAATACTGCTGGTCGGGGCGGCGTTGTTCACCGTGGTGTCGATCGTGGCGGCGTTCGCGCCCAGCGCCGAGACCCTGATCGTGTGCCGGGCACTGCTCGGAATCGCGGGGGCGACGGTCGCGCCGTCCACGTTGTCGCTGATCTTCAACATGTTTCGTGATGCCCGGCAGCGGTCGGTGGCGGTCGGTGTGTGGGTCGGCGCGTATTCGACCGGTGGCGCCGTGGGCCCGATCTTCGGCGGGTTCCTGCTGCAGAACTTCTGGTGGGGCTCGGTTTTCCTGCTCGCGGTGCCCGTCATGGTGCTGCTGCTCGTGCTGGGACCGAAGGTTTTGCCAGAGTTCCGGGATCCGGCGGCCGGCAAGCTGGATCCGCTGAGCGCGGCGATGTGTGTGACGACGATGATCGCGCTGGTCTTCGCGATGAAGAAGATCGCGCAGGACGGCTTCGGCCTCGCCGCCGTCGGCGCGCTGATCGCCGGCCTCGTGCTCGGTGCGGTGTTCGTGCGGCGGCAGCTCACCCACGCCGATCCGATGCTGGATCTGCGGTTGTTCCGGTTGAGCACGTTCCGGATCGCCCTGCTGATCAATATGATCGGCATCTTCGTAGCGTTCGGCTACTTCCTGTTCGTGGCCCAGTATTTCCAGCTGGTGCTGGGGATGACACCGCTGGCGACCGGCTTGGTGATGGCTCCCTCGGGTATCGGGTTCATCGTCGGCTCCCAGCTGACGCCGCGCGTCGTGCGCGTGGTGCGGCCCGCCTATCTGATCGGCGGCGGGATGGCGCTGGCCGGGGTCGGATTGCTGATGATGACACTGCTCACCGCCGACGGCGGCTACGGAATGGCAATGGCCGCCTCGGTGGTCTGTTCGCTGGGGCTGGCACCGGTATTCGGCATCACCACCGAGATCATCGTCGGCTCCGCGCCGCCGGAGCAGGCCGGCGCGGCTTCCGGTGTCTCCGAGACGGGCGCCGAACTCGGCGGCGCGCTGGGCATCTCGATCCTGGGGAGCATCAGCGTCGCCATCTACCGCGGCGATCTCGCCTCGGCACTGCCCGCGGACTTGCCGCCCGAGGCCGCCCGATCCGCCCGCGACACCCTCGGCGGGGCGGTCGACGTGGCCGCCGGATTGCCCGGCGCGCTGGGTGATTCGGTACTGCGGGCGGCACGGGACGCATTCCTGCACGGTGTGCATCTCACCGCCGGCATCGCCGGTATCGCCGCGCTGGTCATCGCGGTGGTCGCGTTCCGTCGGCTGTGGTCGCTGCCGCCCGGGGATTACAGCAGCGAAGACTGA
- a CDS encoding thioesterase II family protein: protein MDKAITGTDWLRVLRADPAPRHQLVCFPPGGGSAVAYRELARRFGSGVSVAAVQPPGRQDRLGDPAIGDLHELADHIAAELLRQAPLAGLSLFGHSMGATVAYETAVRLERGGQEIGTLFVSGRPAPTFAEPGRLHLASDDALIGDLERLADDPASVAILRAEPALAELVLPTVRTDYQAVETYLHRSADPLNCDVEALVSTEDPTTSQDQAAEWRAHTMGKFRLHTFPGGHFYLDEQSAAVAEVIIETLR, encoded by the coding sequence GTGGACAAGGCGATCACCGGCACGGACTGGCTGCGGGTGTTGCGAGCCGATCCGGCGCCGCGCCATCAGCTGGTTTGCTTTCCGCCCGGCGGCGGTTCGGCCGTTGCGTACCGAGAGTTGGCGCGCCGCTTCGGGTCCGGCGTTTCGGTGGCCGCGGTGCAGCCGCCCGGCCGCCAGGACCGGCTGGGCGACCCGGCCATCGGGGACTTGCACGAACTCGCCGATCACATTGCGGCGGAACTACTTCGGCAGGCGCCACTCGCTGGCCTGTCGCTGTTCGGGCACAGCATGGGTGCGACCGTGGCCTACGAAACCGCCGTCCGCTTGGAACGCGGCGGGCAGGAGATCGGCACCCTGTTCGTATCCGGCCGCCCCGCACCGACTTTCGCCGAACCCGGCCGCTTGCATCTGGCCTCCGACGACGCGCTGATCGGTGATCTGGAACGGCTGGCCGACGATCCCGCCTCGGTCGCCATCCTGCGTGCCGAGCCCGCGCTCGCCGAACTCGTCCTGCCGACTGTCCGCACCGACTATCAGGCGGTCGAAACCTACCTCCATCGCTCGGCCGACCCGCTGAACTGCGACGTCGAGGCTCTGGTCAGCACCGAAGATCCGACGACGAGCCAGGATCAGGCGGCCGAGTGGCGCGCCCACACCATGGGAAAATTCCGTTTGCACACCTTCCCCGGCGGCCACTTCTACCTCGACGAGCAGTCCGCGGCGGTCGCCGAAGTCATCATCGAAACGCTGAGATGA
- a CDS encoding DUF2784 domain-containing protein, giving the protein MLYRLMADATAAAHFAFVAYVVVGGFSAWRWPRTMWLHLIAVGWGFGTVLIGYDCPLTYVEDWARRRAGQEGLPSSGFIDHYLTGVIYPDSALGLVRGLVAVCVVVSWAGFAWRLRESRTPAGSPGR; this is encoded by the coding sequence GTGCTGTACCGGCTGATGGCCGACGCCACGGCGGCCGCGCATTTCGCGTTCGTGGCCTATGTGGTGGTGGGCGGGTTCTCGGCGTGGCGCTGGCCCCGCACCATGTGGCTGCACCTGATCGCGGTCGGGTGGGGCTTCGGCACGGTGCTGATCGGGTACGACTGCCCGCTCACCTATGTCGAGGACTGGGCTCGACGGCGAGCCGGGCAGGAGGGACTGCCGTCCAGCGGGTTCATCGATCACTATCTGACCGGCGTGATCTACCCCGATTCAGCGCTCGGCCTGGTACGCGGTCTGGTCGCGGTCTGCGTCGTGGTTTCGTGGGCGGGTTTTGCCTGGCGACTGCGCGAGTCGAGAACACCGGCGGGTTCGCCCGGCCGCTAG
- a CDS encoding TetR/AcrR family transcriptional regulator, which produces MGNREDLLAGARKAIMERGVAKTTARDIAAAAGVSLAAIGYHFGSKERLITEALSEALGTGIGDAMEALIRQTAGRPLPEAFAAMVDGLPAVFADNREAMLASLENMLRVARSSESQAFMADSIPQAHRDIAQSLTETHPGLTAEQAEELAGLYFTLAQGMSVLWVMSDGKALPAGSRLVAAMTACVADPAAP; this is translated from the coding sequence ATGGGAAACCGGGAAGATCTACTGGCGGGGGCGCGCAAGGCGATCATGGAGCGCGGCGTCGCGAAAACCACCGCTCGCGATATCGCGGCCGCGGCCGGAGTCAGCCTCGCGGCCATCGGCTACCACTTCGGTTCCAAGGAACGCCTGATCACCGAGGCGCTTTCGGAGGCACTGGGCACCGGTATCGGTGACGCGATGGAGGCGCTGATCCGTCAGACCGCCGGCCGCCCACTGCCCGAGGCCTTCGCGGCCATGGTGGACGGCCTTCCCGCCGTGTTCGCCGACAACCGGGAAGCGATGCTGGCCAGCCTGGAGAACATGCTGCGCGTCGCACGCTCGTCGGAATCCCAGGCTTTCATGGCCGACAGCATCCCGCAGGCCCACCGCGATATCGCGCAGTCGCTCACCGAGACACACCCGGGTCTGACCGCGGAACAGGCCGAAGAATTGGCCGGCCTGTACTTCACCCTGGCCCAGGGGATGTCGGTGCTGTGGGTGATGAGCGACGGCAAAGCCCTGCCGGCCGGATCGCGGCTGGTCGCGGCGATGACGGCCTGCGTCGCGGATCCGGCCGCGCCTTGA